GTGCGCCAGCGAGTCTGCGCCGAGGTAGTCGGAGAGGTGCGGGGCGGCGTTGCAGATGTCCTGCAAGGCGGGGTTTTTGCTGTCGAGCACGCGCAGTGGGTTGGTGTGCATGCGGCGGCGGCTGTCGTCGTCCAGCGTGTTTTCGTGCGTTTGCAGGTAGGCCACCAGCGCGGCGCGGTGGGCGGCGCGCTCTTCCCGGTTGCCCAGGCTGTTGATTTCCAGCGTCAGCTCGCCGGCTATGCCGAGTTCGCGCCACAGGTCGGCGCACATGGCGATCATTTCGGCATCGACGTCGGGGCCGTCAAAGCCCAAGGCCTCCACGCCGACTTGGTGGAACTGGCGGTAGCGGCCTTTCTGCGGCCGTTCGCGGCGGAACATCGGCCCCATGTACCAGAGTTTCTGCGGACTGTTGTACAGCAGGTTGTGTTCGACCACGGCGCGCAGGCAGGAGGCGGTGCCTTCGGGGCGCAGGCTGAGGCTGAGCGTGTCATTGGAATCGGCGAAGGTGTACATTTCTTTGCCGACCACGTCGGTTTCTTCGCCGATGGAGCGCACGAACAGGCCGGTCTGCTCGACAATCGGCGTGCGGATCTGGCTGTATCCGAAACGGCGTGTCCAGCGGACGACGGTGTCTTCAAACGCCTGCCAGAAGGCGGAGCTGAGTTTGAAATCTTTCTGTTCTGCGGGCAGCAGGTCGTTCATGCCTTTGACGGCTTGGATTTTTTGTCCCATAAATCGTATGGCTTTCTGTTGAAACGTTTTTCAGACGGCCTGATGGTATGCAGAGGCCGTCTGAAAAGAGGGTGCGGCGGATTCAGAAATCGCGGTACTGGCGCAGCATGCTGTCGGCAAGCTGCTGGAACTGTTTGTATTTTCCGGAGCGGTCGATTTTGCTTTTGTCGAGGCCGATTTCGACCAGCACGCCGGCTTTGTTGCCGTAAATCACCGAGTTTTCGATTTCGTATCCGCCGCCCTCTATCGGCGAGATAAAGGCTTGCAGCATTTCGCCGGCGGGGATGTTTTGCAGGATGACGCTTTTTCTCATGTTTGGCGGCAGATCCGCGCTGACAAACTGGAAGGGGTTGTGCACTGCGTCGGTGATGCCGAGGTAGGAGTAAATGTATATCTGGTGCGCCAGCTTGGGGTTGTTTTTCAGATACAGCAGCAAGAGGAGTTCCCGCAGGTCGTGTTTCATATGGTGTTCTCTTGTTTATTGTGCTTTTTCAGACGGCCTTTTTGCTTGTTCGGACGTTCAGGCCGTCTGAATCGGGATGATGCGGCTGCGGTCGCGCTTTCTGCCGTTTTCGCCGTAGTTGGTTTCGACGTATTCGCACACGATCGCCAAAAATTCCGCTGCCAGATTGTCGCCTTTGAGGGTAACTTTGCGCTCGCCGTCCACATAAACCGGCGCAATCGGCGTTTCGCCTGTGCCCGGCAGGCTGATGCCGATGTCGGCCAGCTTGCTCTCGCCCGGGCCGTTCACCACGCAGCCCATCACCGCCACATTCAGGTTTTCCACACCCGGATACTGCAAACGCCAAACGATCATCTGCTCGCGCAGATACCGCTGGATGTCCTGCGCCAATTCCTGAAACACGGTGCTGGTGGTGCGGCCGCAGCCGGGGCAGGCGGTAACCATGGGTGTAAACGAGCGCAAGCCCATGGTCTGCAAGATTTCCTGCGCCACCACCACTTCCTGCGTGCGCGAGGTGCCGGGTTCGGGCGTCAGCGAGATGCGGATGGTGTCGCCGATACCCTCCTGCAACAATACGGACAAGGCGGCGGTGGAAGCGACGATGCCTTTGCTGCCCATGCCCGCTTCGGTCAGCCCCAGATGCAGCGGATAGCGGCAGCGGGCGGCAAGTTCGCGGTAAACCTGTATCAGATCCTGCACCGCGCTGACTTTGCACGACAGGATGATTTTGTCTTCCGGCAAACCCAGCGCGACGGCTTTTTCCGCCGATTCGAGCGCAGAAACAATCAAAGCTTCCTTCATCACGGCTTCGGGGGGCTGCGGCGCAGGCGATGCCAGATTGGCATCCATCATGCGTTTGGCCAGGCTTTGGTCGAGCGAACCCCAGTTGACGCCGATGCGTACCGCTTTGCCGTTTTCCGCCGCTGTGCGGATCATAAAGGCGAATTTCTCGTCGCCTTTCGCGCCTTTGCCGACATTGCCCGGGTTGATGCGGTATTTGGAAAGTGCCCTGCCGCATTCGGGAAATTCGGCCAGCAGCCGTTCGCCGTTGAAATGGAAATCGCCGACCAGCGGCGTGTTGCAGCCCATGTCGTCCAAGCGTTGCCGGATTTCGGCCACTTTGGCGGCGGAGTCGGGATTGTTTACCGTAATCCGCACCATTTCCGAACCGGCTTCGCTCAGCTCCCTAACCTGCGCGGCAGTGGCCGCAGCATCG
The window above is part of the Neisseria bacilliformis genome. Proteins encoded here:
- the hisS gene encoding histidine--tRNA ligase, which gives rise to MGQKIQAVKGMNDLLPAEQKDFKLSSAFWQAFEDTVVRWTRRFGYSQIRTPIVEQTGLFVRSIGEETDVVGKEMYTFADSNDTLSLSLRPEGTASCLRAVVEHNLLYNSPQKLWYMGPMFRRERPQKGRYRQFHQVGVEALGFDGPDVDAEMIAMCADLWRELGIAGELTLEINSLGNREERAAHRAALVAYLQTHENTLDDDSRRRMHTNPLRVLDSKNPALQDICNAAPHLSDYLGADSLAHYTGFKRLLDAQGIAYTENPRLVRGLDYYNLTVFEWTTDKLGAQATVCGGGRYNGLIGELGGKDAPAIGFAMGIERLLLLVREYGRLKTEAAPDIYLMQQEEGQAAAMRCATLLRAAGFNVLQHSGAQSLKNQMKKADASGARFAVIVGASEAEQGAATLKDMQGWNGQQTVAAAALPELINQWKNA
- the ispG gene encoding flavodoxin-dependent (E)-4-hydroxy-3-methylbut-2-enyl-diphosphate synthase — encoded protein: MNTPSRRQTHQVKIDHITVGSESPVVVQSMTNTDTADAAATAAQVRELSEAGSEMVRITVNNPDSAAKVAEIRQRLDDMGCNTPLVGDFHFNGERLLAEFPECGRALSKYRINPGNVGKGAKGDEKFAFMIRTAAENGKAVRIGVNWGSLDQSLAKRMMDANLASPAPQPPEAVMKEALIVSALESAEKAVALGLPEDKIILSCKVSAVQDLIQVYRELAARCRYPLHLGLTEAGMGSKGIVASTAALSVLLQEGIGDTIRISLTPEPGTSRTQEVVVAQEILQTMGLRSFTPMVTACPGCGRTTSTVFQELAQDIQRYLREQMIVWRLQYPGVENLNVAVMGCVVNGPGESKLADIGISLPGTGETPIAPVYVDGERKVTLKGDNLAAEFLAIVCEYVETNYGENGRKRDRSRIIPIQTA